The Streptomyces sp. JB150 genomic interval CGTACGAGAAGAAGTACCCGGGCTCCCCGGTCGACTCCGGTGTGCTCTCCGGCTACAACGCCGCCCAACTCCTCGGCGCCGACCTGAAGAAGGCCTGCGAGGCGGGCAGCCTGGCCCGCGAGGACGTGGTGAAGACGCACCGCGCCCAGAAGAACGCCGACACCGGCCTCGGCACCCCGCAGGACTTCTCCGACGTCGACCGCCCGGCCAGTGTGGAGACGTACGTCCTCAAGCCGGACGCCAAGGCCGTCGGCGGCCTGGTGATCGCGGAGGACGCGCACGCGGCGCCCGGCGTCGAGGAGTACCTGAACTCATAAGCCCCTCAAGGCCCTTGGGAAGGTGATCCGCACCGGATCACCTTCCGGCTGTTTGCGTCTCGCACTGGCATCCGTGACCCACCGATCCCTAGGATGTACAGCCTGTCGGGCCAGGTGGCATGAAGCTGGGGGACCCATGAGCAACGGTAAGCAGCTGTCCAAGGAGATCGACGCGAACGTCCCGACGGCTGCCCGGATGTACGACTACTACCTCGGCGGCAAGGACAACTACGCGGCGGACCGCGAGGCGTGCGAGCAGCTGGACAAGGTGGTCCCGAGCACCCGCCGGCTCGCGCAGAACAACCGGCGCTTCCTCCAGCGCGTGGTGCGCACGCTCACCGCCGAGCACGGCATCCGGCAGTTCCTCGACCACGGTTCCGGCCTGCCGACCCAGGACAACGTCCACCAGGTCGCCCAGCGCCACGACCCCAGCGCTCACGTCGTCTACGTCGACAACGACCCGATGGTCCTCGTCCATGGCCGCGCACTGCTGGAACAGGACGAGCGCACCGCCGTCATCCACGCCGACATGCGCCAGACCGAGGCGATCTTCGAACACCCCGACACCCAGCGTCTGATCGACTTCGACCAGCCGGTCGCGGTGCTGTTCAACTCGGTCTTCCACTGCATCCCGGACA includes:
- a CDS encoding SAM-dependent methyltransferase, producing the protein MSNGKQLSKEIDANVPTAARMYDYYLGGKDNYAADREACEQLDKVVPSTRRLAQNNRRFLQRVVRTLTAEHGIRQFLDHGSGLPTQDNVHQVAQRHDPSAHVVYVDNDPMVLVHGRALLEQDERTAVIHADMRQTEAIFEHPDTQRLIDFDQPVAVLFNSVFHCIPDSDTDGPLAVVHRVLDRLAPGSYLVMCQLVSDDPEVRDFVTNFMDEATQGHWGRVREQKDVAEWFEGLEILPPGLVEVSNWRPDSEVTPRQLTYEWIEFGGVARKP